A DNA window from Abyssibacter profundi contains the following coding sequences:
- a CDS encoding DUF3336 domain-containing protein: MKNPPHLLQRDLAHATDYATWREIALELDHREGHDVWRAEDACDGYDHWLIKERLLELRRMRRDNDVRRLVFRLHEGLHGNLGNMANPALYAYCRVGTKRLITEYVEEVSKALIWICDTEFDDFGYEEKILFFKRTGVSFGRSALMLSGGATLGMFHFGVIKALHEQGLLPRVISGSSAGSIVAGGVATRTDEEIARTYDLETLNLDAWQKLDFRTAVKGRALMNPDVLARCLESNIGDNTFEEAFEHTGRILDITVSPAERHQHGRLLNYLTSPNVLIFKASQASCSVPGLFPPVTLKAREYEGDVVDYMPSKRWVDGSLSSDLPMLRLARLHNVNHYIVSQTNPHVVPFLAKDTATGLLPFARDWVMSSGKQTIDLARMHFRNRGFGRVVRQLHALTNQRYTGDVTILPRYTPKKMMRALANPTMEEMKRYVEDGERATWPTIERVRIQTEISRTFEECLIRLKAQRFGRRRDDAPMRVSRS, encoded by the coding sequence ATGAAAAACCCCCCGCATCTCCTGCAACGCGATCTCGCCCACGCAACCGACTATGCGACCTGGCGGGAAATCGCACTGGAACTCGATCACCGGGAGGGGCACGACGTCTGGCGGGCCGAAGATGCCTGCGACGGCTACGACCATTGGCTGATCAAGGAGCGCCTGCTGGAGTTGCGGCGGATGCGCCGGGATAACGATGTCCGCCGCCTGGTGTTTCGTCTGCACGAGGGGCTGCACGGCAATCTCGGCAACATGGCCAACCCGGCGCTTTATGCCTATTGCCGGGTGGGGACCAAGCGCCTGATTACCGAGTATGTCGAGGAGGTCTCCAAGGCGCTGATCTGGATTTGCGACACCGAGTTCGACGACTTCGGCTACGAGGAAAAAATCCTCTTCTTCAAGCGTACGGGTGTGTCCTTCGGCCGTTCGGCGCTGATGCTGTCCGGTGGCGCGACCCTGGGCATGTTCCATTTTGGCGTGATCAAGGCCCTGCATGAGCAGGGTTTGCTGCCGCGTGTCATCTCGGGCTCGTCGGCGGGCTCGATCGTGGCGGGCGGGGTCGCGACGCGCACGGACGAGGAGATTGCACGGACCTACGATCTGGAAACCCTCAACCTGGATGCCTGGCAGAAGCTGGATTTCCGTACGGCCGTGAAGGGGCGTGCGCTGATGAATCCCGATGTGCTGGCCCGGTGTCTGGAATCCAATATCGGCGACAACACCTTCGAAGAGGCGTTCGAACACACCGGCCGCATTCTCGATATCACGGTGTCCCCGGCCGAGCGGCATCAGCATGGCCGGTTGCTGAACTATCTGACCTCACCCAACGTGTTGATCTTCAAGGCGTCTCAGGCCAGCTGCTCGGTCCCCGGGCTGTTCCCGCCGGTGACGCTCAAGGCCAGGGAATATGAGGGTGACGTGGTCGACTACATGCCAAGCAAACGCTGGGTCGATGGCTCGCTGTCCAGCGACCTGCCCATGCTGCGGCTGGCCCGCCTGCACAACGTGAACCACTACATCGTCAGCCAGACGAATCCGCATGTCGTGCCGTTTCTGGCCAAGGATACCGCTACCGGCCTGCTGCCCTTTGCGCGTGACTGGGTCATGAGCAGCGGCAAACAGACCATCGACCTGGCCCGCATGCATTTCCGCAACCGGGGATTCGGCCGGGTGGTTCGCCAACTCCACGCCTTGACCAATCAGCGCTACACCGGCGATGTCACGATTCTGCCCCGCTACACCCCAAAGAAAATGATGCGGGCACTGGCCAACCCGACAATGGAAGAGATGAAGCGCTACGTTGAGGACGGCGAGCGTGCCACCTGGCCGACCATCGAACGGGTTCGCATCCAGACCGAAATCAGCCGGACCTTTGAAGAGTGTCTGATCCGTCTGAAAGCGCAGCGATTTGGTCGTCGTCGCGATGATGCACCGATGCGGGTGTCGCGTAGCTAA
- a CDS encoding sulfite exporter TauE/SafE family protein: protein MSGLALLLSPLEWVLVVVAFGSAVLSGIAGAGGGTILIGAIYAAGMPPVVAVPLHAVVQMASNASRVFAYLPHVRWRAAIVFCLGALPAPFVVAPLVAQVNPDYVRLVMAGFILWTLLPRASHALGLSERAAMGTAGALNGGVGAVVGATGLLIGPFFLRPDWAKESTIGTLALCQSLGHAFKVAAFATVGFAMLDQLPLLLGMIAGVVTGTAVGRWLHQFVQEAAFRPLFRGILAVLAIKLVWDAGQRLWLV from the coding sequence ATGAGCGGTCTGGCCTTGTTGCTGTCGCCGCTGGAGTGGGTGCTTGTCGTTGTGGCTTTCGGTTCAGCCGTGCTGTCAGGCATTGCGGGGGCCGGTGGCGGCACGATCTTGATCGGCGCGATTTACGCCGCTGGGATGCCGCCCGTGGTCGCGGTACCACTGCATGCGGTGGTTCAGATGGCGTCCAACGCCAGCCGCGTTTTTGCCTACCTGCCCCATGTGCGCTGGCGGGCGGCCATCGTGTTCTGCCTGGGTGCGCTACCCGCGCCCTTTGTCGTGGCGCCGCTGGTGGCGCAGGTCAATCCGGACTATGTCCGCCTGGTCATGGCCGGTTTCATCCTCTGGACGCTGCTGCCCCGGGCCTCGCACGCATTGGGTCTGAGCGAACGGGCGGCCATGGGCACAGCCGGCGCGCTGAACGGGGGCGTGGGGGCAGTCGTGGGCGCCACAGGTTTGCTCATCGGCCCGTTTTTCCTCCGGCCGGATTGGGCCAAGGAATCGACCATCGGCACCTTGGCGCTGTGCCAGTCGCTGGGTCATGCCTTTAAGGTCGCGGCGTTTGCGACCGTCGGGTTTGCGATGCTGGATCAGTTACCCCTGCTGCTGGGCATGATTGCCGGCGTGGTGACCGGCACGGCCGTGGGCCGCTGGCTGCATCAGTTTGTGCAGGAAGCTGCTTTTCGTCCCTTGTTCCGCGGGATTCTTGCCGTGTTGGCCATCAAGCTCGTCTGGGACGCCGGTCAGCGGCTCTGGCTGGTCTGA
- a CDS encoding TetR/AcrR family transcriptional regulator: protein MNMRRQPDATRQRLLEAAFAEMHRNGFHASSLDQILRATEVTKGALYHHFRNKQALGLAVIEEVVRPWVETRWRPMLEADRPLEAAIAYVAEHARSVDEDMLALGCPFANLTQELAGSDPVFREPLFAIFFEWKRGIMAGVRKSQEIGEGRRDVDPEDVAIFIICAIEGIWAMAKASRCREHFEASHRGLVHYLESMRA, encoded by the coding sequence ATGAACATGCGCCGCCAGCCCGACGCCACGCGCCAGCGCCTGCTGGAGGCCGCCTTTGCGGAGATGCACCGTAACGGCTTTCATGCCTCCAGCCTGGATCAGATCCTGCGCGCCACCGAAGTCACCAAAGGCGCGCTGTACCACCACTTTCGCAACAAGCAGGCCCTGGGCCTGGCCGTGATCGAAGAGGTCGTCCGACCCTGGGTGGAGACGCGGTGGCGTCCCATGCTGGAGGCCGACCGGCCGCTGGAAGCCGCGATTGCCTACGTCGCCGAGCACGCCCGCTCCGTGGACGAGGACATGCTGGCGCTGGGCTGCCCCTTCGCCAACCTGACCCAGGAACTGGCTGGCAGCGACCCGGTGTTTCGCGAGCCGTTATTCGCCATCTTTTTCGAATGGAAGCGCGGAATCATGGCCGGCGTGCGTAAGTCGCAGGAGATCGGCGAAGGCCGGCGTGATGTCGACCCCGAGGATGTCGCCATCTTCATCATCTGCGCCATCGAAGGGATCTGGGCCATGGCCAAGGCCTCGCGATGCCGTGAGCACTTCGAAGCCAGCCATCGCGGCCTGGTCCATTACCTGGAATCCATGCGCGCCTAA